From one Gracilinanus agilis isolate LMUSP501 chromosome 5, AgileGrace, whole genome shotgun sequence genomic stretch:
- the LOC123250710 gene encoding olfactory receptor 6C2-like, whose protein sequence is MRNYTGITLFILKGLTDDPQLQVLLFVFLFLTYILCIIGNLTIITLTLLDPHLKTPMYFFLRNFSFLEVSFTTVCIPRFLYSMSSGDNTVTYNACATQLFFVILLGATEFFLLAAMSYDRYVAICKPLHYTTIMNNKVCTTFVLCCWFAGLMIILPPLSLGLQLEFCDSNVIDHFGCDASPILQITCSDTQFIEKMVLIFAILTLIITLVCVVLSYTYIIKTILRFPSAQQRKKAFSTCSSHMIVVSITYGSCIFIYIKPSAKEGVALNKVVSVLTTSVAPVMNPFIYTLRNKQVKQAFRDSVKKIAFLSKK, encoded by the coding sequence ATGAGAAACTACACAGGAATAACATTATTCATTCTAAAGGGACTCACAGATGACCCACAGCTACAGGTCCtactttttgtctttctgtttctcaccTATATTTTGTGCATAATTGGGAACTTGACAATTATCACCCTCACGTTGTTGGATCCTCACCTTAAAACCCCCATGTATTTTTTCCTCCGCAATTTTTCCTTCTTAGAAGTATCATTCACAACCGTTTGTATTCCCAGATTCCTCTATAGCATGTCATCTGGGGACAATACTGTGACCTATAATGCTTGCGCCACCCAATTATTTTTTGTCATCCTCTTGGGTGCaacagaattttttcttttggctGCTATGTCCTATGACCGCTATGTGGCCATATGTAAGCCTCTTCATTATACAACTATCATGAATAACAAAGTTTGTACCACTTTTGTCCTTTGTTGTTGGTTTGCTGGGTTGATGATTATCCTTCCACCACTTAGCTTGGGCCTCCAACTAGAATTCTGTGACTCAAATGTCATTGATCATTTTGGCTGTGATGCATCTCCCATCCTACAGATCACTTGCTCTGATACACAGTTCATAGAAAAAATGGTATTAATATTTGCTATCTTGACATTAATTATCACTTTGGTGTGTGTGGTCCTGtcttatacatatatcatcaaaacaattctgagattcccctctgcccagcaaagAAAAAAGGCCTTTTCCACTTGTTCCTCCCACATGATTGTTGTCTCCATCACCTATGGCAGCTGCATTTTCATCTATATCAAACCTTCTGCAAAGGAAGGAGTAGCTTTAAATAAGGTGGTGTCAGTGCTCACAACTTCAGTTGCCCCAGTAATGAACCCCTTCATTTATACCCTCAGAAATAAACAAGTGAAACAAGCCTTTAGGGACTCAGTAAAGAAGATTGCCtttctctcaaaaaaataa